One window of the Salvia miltiorrhiza cultivar Shanhuang (shh) chromosome 6, IMPLAD_Smil_shh, whole genome shotgun sequence genome contains the following:
- the LOC130987857 gene encoding bidirectional sugar transporter SWEET14-like — protein MAHLAFVFGLLGNIVSFMVFLAPIPTFYQIYKKRSTAGFQSIPYIVGLFSAMLWIYYAFLKPDTTLLVTINSVGCFVQSAYICFYLVFATKDTRIQTVKLLLLLNVVGFGLIMFLTQFFASESNRASIVGWICLVFSLCVFVAPLCVVRQVIRTRSVEYMPFLLSFFLTLSAVMWFFYGLLRKDYNIAIPNVLGFSFGVIQMVLYLIYKNGKNGGGGVQEKQVSEVIEIKIEEQKISELKEQIIDVVKLGGIALEIIPLVAEEGGIILGGEKTCIPK, from the exons ATGGCTCACTTGGCTTTTGTTTTTGGCCTTTTAG GCAACATCGTGTCATTCATGGTATTCCTTGCCCCAAT TCCAACATTTTACCAAATCTACAAGAAGAGATCAACCGCTGGGTTCCAATCGATCCCATACATCGTGGGATTGTTCAGCGCTATGCTGTGGATATACTACGCGTTTCTGAAGCCCGACACCACCCTCCTCGTCACCATCAACTCCGTTGGCTGCTTCGTGCAGTCGGCATACATCTGCTTCTACCTTGTCTTCGCGACAAAAGACACTAGG ATTCAAACCGTGAAGCTGCTGCTTTTGTTGAACGTGGTCGGATTCGGACTGATTATGTTCCTAACTCAATTCTTTGCAAGTGAATCAAACCGCGCCAGTATTGTGGGATGGATTTGCCTCGTCTTCTCACTCTGCGTGTTCGTCGCGCCTCTATGCGTCGTG AGGCAAGTGATAAGAACGAGGAGCGTGGAGTACATGCCGTTTCTTCTCTCGTTTTTCCTAACCCTAAGCGCGGTTATGTGGTTCTTCTATGGGTTGTTACGCAAAGACTACAACATTGCG ATACCTAATGTTCTGGGGTTCAGCTTCGGAGTGATTCAAATGGTGCTTTATTTGATCTACAAGAACGGGAAGAATGGCGGTGGCGGCGTGCAAGAGAAGCAGGTGTCGGAAGTGATAGAGATCAAGATAGAGGAGCAGAAGATTAGTGAGTTGAAGGAGCAGATCATTGATGTTGTTAAGCTGGGAGGAATAGCTTTGGAGATTATACCTTTGGTTGCAGAGGAAGGAGGCATTATTCTTGGAGGGGAGAAAACCTGCATCCCAAAATGA